A genomic window from Halogeometricum borinquense DSM 11551 includes:
- a CDS encoding ABC transporter substrate-binding protein yields MRVVSLLPSATELLYGLGAEPLGVSHSCDYPPAARAKPVLTSTVIEYGDDRPPADIDRQTRNVEGSTYDIDVDLLADLDPDLVVTQATCEVCAVDASDVFEAVERRGIDADVLTLDPHSLSDILDDLTRVGEAIGASDTAASLRAELEARIERVTDRAAAAMDRPRTAVLDWTDPVIAGGHWVPEMIERAGGTPGLVTDGPSTPQHWDDVRAFDPEVLIVAPCGFDVERGTDAISDLRSKDGWANLTAVQDGNVYVVDGNGYVNRPGPRLVDSLELFASCIHPDRFEAPAPAVVRRVGAVPP; encoded by the coding sequence ATGCGCGTCGTCTCACTCCTCCCTTCAGCCACAGAACTGCTGTACGGCCTCGGGGCCGAACCCCTCGGCGTTTCACACAGTTGCGACTATCCGCCGGCCGCCCGGGCGAAGCCGGTTCTCACGAGTACTGTCATCGAGTACGGCGACGACCGGCCGCCAGCAGACATCGACCGACAGACCAGAAACGTAGAGGGGAGTACCTACGACATCGACGTGGACCTGCTCGCGGATCTCGACCCTGACCTCGTCGTGACGCAGGCGACCTGTGAGGTATGCGCGGTGGACGCTTCAGACGTGTTCGAGGCCGTCGAGCGACGCGGAATCGACGCCGACGTGTTGACGCTCGACCCGCACTCGCTTTCGGACATATTGGATGATCTAACGCGCGTAGGCGAGGCTATCGGCGCGTCTGACACGGCCGCGTCGCTCCGAGCGGAGCTGGAGGCCCGGATCGAACGTGTTACCGACCGGGCGGCCGCGGCGATGGACCGGCCACGAACGGCCGTCCTCGACTGGACGGACCCGGTCATCGCGGGCGGCCACTGGGTGCCAGAGATGATCGAACGAGCGGGTGGAACGCCCGGACTGGTAACTGACGGTCCCTCGACGCCCCAGCACTGGGACGACGTTCGCGCGTTCGACCCCGAAGTGCTCATCGTCGCACCGTGCGGGTTCGACGTCGAACGGGGCACTGACGCCATCTCGGACCTGCGCTCGAAGGACGGCTGGGCGAATCTGACAGCGGTGCAAGATGGGAACGTCTACGTCGTTGACGGCAACGGCTACGTGAACCGACCGGGCCCGCGACTCGTTGACTCGCTGGAACTGTTTGCCTCGTGTATTCACCCGGACCGATTCGAAGCGCCCGCGCCAGCCGTAGTTCGTCGCGTCGGTGCCGTCCCTCCCTAA
- a CDS encoding phospholipase D-like domain-containing protein, producing MSNARRLIAVALVCTLLGQSCGVAVGAAVAVSDPDPSRAVSATGRTSAASTTAESGSNAASPQILATYPNPLTAGDTGEFVVVRVGGVSNLTLSDGEQSFSIPPRSGVVVLSSDPNTTRSLTPSPVVSTALSLSNAGERLVLRRNGTTVHKIRYEDAPAGERWNASTGRWIPLGLDLREPVATGPADATAFVLPDASTITVETLRSADERLFLAGYTLSSARVADALVAAHHRGVRVRVLVEGGPVGGVSRRQAETLDRLVRAGVPVAVVAGPGAKFSFHHAKYAVVDDRALVLTENWKPAGTGGRDSRGWGVRVESMRTAEELATVFEQDSTGCGTVSWKSYRRGRAFVTDPPPNATYPTTIPPESVHATNVRVLTTPGNAGKAVIRRLDEAENQIAVVNPRLDPDGRFFAALVRAARRGVTVRILLSNAWYDADENERVVTRTQALRDSGVPIEARIAEPRGQFGKVHAKGAVVDGESVLVGSLNWNDHAATENREVVLELDGPEPASYYQRAFDSDWQSAGGGDDSGTMWVLVAGALASASLAGLILKKTVRFER from the coding sequence GTGTCGAACGCCCGCCGACTCATCGCCGTCGCCCTCGTCTGTACGTTGCTCGGACAGTCCTGCGGCGTCGCCGTCGGTGCCGCTGTCGCCGTTTCGGATCCCGACCCGTCGAGAGCCGTTAGCGCTACTGGACGTACGAGCGCTGCCAGTACCACTGCTGAGTCCGGATCGAACGCGGCATCACCACAAATTCTCGCCACCTATCCGAACCCACTCACCGCGGGCGACACAGGCGAGTTCGTCGTCGTTCGCGTCGGCGGCGTATCGAATCTCACGCTCTCTGACGGAGAACAGTCGTTCTCGATCCCGCCCCGGAGCGGTGTCGTCGTTCTCTCCTCGGATCCGAACACCACGCGGTCGCTGACACCCTCCCCCGTCGTCTCCACGGCTCTCTCGCTCTCGAACGCGGGTGAGCGTCTCGTCCTCCGTCGCAACGGCACGACTGTCCACAAGATACGCTACGAAGACGCTCCAGCGGGCGAACGCTGGAACGCCTCGACTGGCCGGTGGATACCGCTGGGACTCGACCTGCGTGAACCGGTCGCCACCGGCCCGGCGGACGCAACAGCGTTTGTTCTCCCCGACGCATCGACAATCACCGTCGAGACGCTTCGCTCGGCGGACGAACGGCTCTTCCTCGCAGGATACACACTTTCCTCTGCGCGCGTTGCGGACGCACTCGTCGCCGCCCATCATCGCGGTGTGAGAGTTCGTGTCCTTGTCGAGGGCGGCCCTGTCGGCGGTGTCTCACGGCGGCAGGCCGAGACGTTGGACCGACTCGTTCGCGCAGGCGTCCCCGTTGCCGTCGTCGCCGGTCCGGGAGCGAAGTTCTCGTTTCACCATGCAAAGTACGCCGTTGTAGACGACCGCGCGCTCGTCCTGACGGAAAACTGGAAACCAGCGGGGACTGGCGGCCGCGACAGTCGCGGATGGGGTGTCCGCGTGGAGTCGATGCGGACGGCCGAGGAGTTGGCGACGGTGTTCGAACAGGATTCGACGGGCTGCGGTACCGTCTCGTGGAAGTCGTACCGCCGAGGACGGGCGTTTGTTACCGACCCTCCGCCGAACGCCACCTACCCGACGACGATTCCCCCAGAGTCCGTCCACGCGACCAACGTGCGCGTCCTGACGACGCCCGGTAACGCTGGCAAAGCGGTGATTCGGCGATTGGACGAGGCGGAGAACCAAATCGCAGTCGTGAACCCACGTCTCGACCCTGACGGTCGATTCTTTGCCGCCCTCGTTCGTGCGGCACGCCGCGGCGTCACCGTTCGCATTCTCCTCTCGAACGCGTGGTACGATGCCGACGAAAACGAGCGCGTGGTTACACGGACGCAGGCACTCCGCGATTCGGGAGTCCCTATCGAGGCACGCATCGCAGAGCCGCGAGGCCAGTTCGGAAAAGTCCACGCAAAGGGGGCCGTCGTTGACGGTGAGTCGGTACTGGTCGGCAGTCTCAACTGGAATGACCACGCCGCGACGGAAAACCGCGAGGTCGTTCTCGAATTGGACGGGCCGGAGCCGGCGTCGTACTATCAGCGCGCGTTCGACAGTGACTGGCAGTCGGCGGGTGGTGGCGACGACAGCGGGACGATGTGGGTCCTCGTAGCGGGTGCCCTCGCCTCTGCGTCGCTGGCGGGACTGATACTGAAAAAGACGGTTCGATTCGAGCGGTGA
- a CDS encoding carbon-nitrogen hydrolase family protein — protein MTGPTVAVPQLAVADLRPERNVASVRERTAALDDAVCVALFPEYALTGFVADERLGDAALTRAEAVEYLTPIADENDIDLLAGYVERDGAALYNAAAYVRPDGSHRIYRKRHLWGGEEAMLDTGTECVVVDTPAGKTGLLTCYDLNFVAESAEMTEKRVDALFVIGAWPAAHSENWRLLCRARALDGVRWVVGAGRTGQRDVAGTRTTQYAGRSLVVRPDGAVAAALGRDERDLVYTLDRSILEEQRAFVGAVD, from the coding sequence GTGACAGGTCCAACAGTCGCCGTTCCGCAACTGGCCGTCGCGGATCTCCGACCGGAGCGAAACGTTGCGTCGGTTCGGGAGCGAACCGCCGCTCTCGACGATGCGGTGTGCGTTGCTCTGTTTCCGGAGTATGCACTGACCGGATTCGTCGCCGACGAGCGCCTCGGTGATGCGGCACTTACGCGGGCGGAGGCGGTCGAGTATCTCACACCAATTGCCGACGAAAACGATATCGACCTCCTTGCGGGATACGTCGAGCGCGACGGTGCGGCGCTGTACAACGCCGCTGCGTACGTCCGGCCGGACGGATCCCATCGAATCTACCGAAAACGTCACCTGTGGGGCGGTGAGGAAGCGATGCTCGATACCGGAACCGAATGCGTCGTCGTGGACACGCCTGCCGGCAAAACTGGGCTTTTGACCTGCTACGATCTGAACTTCGTTGCTGAGAGCGCAGAGATGACCGAGAAACGCGTGGATGCGTTGTTCGTCATCGGCGCGTGGCCCGCAGCGCACTCGGAGAACTGGCGGTTGCTCTGTCGCGCTCGCGCCCTCGACGGCGTCCGGTGGGTTGTCGGGGCGGGACGAACTGGCCAACGAGACGTAGCGGGAACCCGAACTACCCAGTATGCAGGCCGCTCGCTCGTCGTCCGGCCAGACGGTGCTGTCGCGGCGGCGCTCGGACGGGACGAACGCGACCTGGTGTACACGCTCGACCGGTCGATTCTCGAAGAACAGCGGGCGTTCGTCGGCGCGGTCGATTAG
- a CDS encoding HEAT repeat domain-containing protein codes for MSDGDDETPDETSEKSETAAASESDEITAESLDERLDSAEEDLDAAETESDLDEVESTLDAVESDLDAADLPEPDEDDEDAEDPRADLESRLSDLRDDLESQRGPYAEDVVDDIESAQSKISDTQWTDRGEGEIVDVVESFADDVNDTLDASVSVSGDDEAALTAALDDAISAVESAGLDADEDAETIDSLLEATDELEAGLEDAEEWDDLETNEKLQAQGFYDVLGHYKDYPPELSALKEWEKRGRADMILLAKDNLQSEFMQEYCMEAFVRMGDPAVFDEMHQLAQRRDKTAIKALGKMGADAAEAVETLVEYVDTDSDPALQKVTFKALGEIGSAEATQAIADKLVMDNENVRPFAARALGLLGDTRAIDPLADTLADDEDNTVRAAAAWALRQIGTEEALETAADYTDEQSYLVQHEAELARERLGDADADAPTA; via the coding sequence ATGAGCGACGGGGACGACGAGACGCCGGACGAGACTTCCGAGAAATCGGAGACCGCCGCGGCGTCCGAGTCAGACGAAATCACGGCCGAGAGCTTGGACGAACGCTTAGATAGCGCCGAGGAGGACCTTGACGCCGCGGAGACCGAATCCGACTTGGACGAGGTCGAATCGACGCTCGACGCAGTCGAATCCGACCTCGACGCGGCGGACCTACCCGAACCGGACGAAGACGACGAGGACGCCGAAGATCCGCGCGCGGACCTCGAATCGCGTCTTTCGGACCTTCGAGACGACCTCGAATCCCAGCGCGGTCCGTACGCCGAGGATGTCGTGGACGATATCGAATCGGCACAGTCGAAGATTTCAGACACCCAATGGACCGACCGCGGGGAAGGTGAAATCGTGGACGTTGTCGAGTCGTTTGCGGACGACGTAAACGACACGCTCGACGCCTCCGTGTCGGTTTCCGGCGACGACGAAGCGGCCCTGACCGCGGCCCTTGATGACGCCATTTCGGCTGTCGAGTCCGCCGGACTGGACGCCGACGAGGACGCAGAGACCATCGATTCCCTGCTTGAGGCAACCGACGAGTTGGAAGCCGGTCTCGAAGACGCCGAAGAATGGGATGACCTCGAGACGAACGAGAAACTCCAAGCACAGGGGTTCTACGACGTTCTCGGTCACTACAAAGACTACCCGCCGGAACTCTCCGCTCTCAAAGAGTGGGAGAAACGCGGCCGTGCGGATATGATTCTCCTTGCGAAGGACAACCTCCAATCGGAGTTCATGCAGGAGTACTGCATGGAGGCGTTCGTCCGGATGGGCGACCCGGCGGTGTTCGACGAGATGCACCAACTCGCTCAGCGCCGTGACAAGACGGCCATCAAGGCTCTCGGAAAGATGGGAGCCGACGCGGCGGAGGCTGTCGAGACGCTGGTGGAGTACGTTGACACCGACTCCGACCCGGCACTCCAGAAGGTGACGTTCAAAGCTCTCGGCGAAATCGGCTCCGCAGAGGCAACACAGGCAATTGCCGACAAACTCGTGATGGACAACGAGAACGTGCGTCCGTTCGCAGCACGTGCGCTCGGTCTCCTCGGCGACACGCGCGCTATCGACCCGCTCGCCGATACCCTCGCGGACGACGAGGACAACACGGTCCGCGCCGCTGCCGCGTGGGCACTCCGCCAGATCGGAACCGAAGAGGCGCTCGAAACTGCTGCCGACTACACCGACGAACAGTCATACCTCGTTCAGCACGAGGCTGAACTCGCACGCGAACGTCTCGGCGACGCGGACGCCGACGCGCCGACGGCCTAA
- the dpsA gene encoding DNA starvation/stationary phase protection protein DpsA, with the protein MSTQENVRKRAGEVEGSEALRIDADRAEQIVNALNTDLAATYVLYHQLKKHHWNVEGAEFRDLHLFFEEAYENAEEFADELAERVQALGGVPIAGGKALEEHAPVEPEGEDVYDIRTSLRNDMEMYGDIIENLREHVELADSLGDHATSYMLRENLEDVEDDAHHIEHYLEDDTLVTESAVNNE; encoded by the coding sequence ATGAGTACCCAGGAAAACGTCCGCAAGCGAGCGGGTGAAGTGGAAGGTAGTGAGGCGCTTCGGATTGACGCAGACCGTGCAGAGCAGATTGTCAACGCGCTCAACACGGATCTCGCTGCGACGTACGTGCTGTACCATCAGTTGAAAAAGCACCACTGGAACGTCGAGGGCGCGGAGTTCCGCGACCTTCACCTGTTCTTCGAGGAGGCGTACGAAAACGCCGAGGAGTTCGCCGACGAACTCGCCGAGCGGGTGCAGGCGCTTGGCGGTGTCCCCATCGCCGGCGGGAAGGCCCTCGAAGAACACGCACCCGTCGAACCCGAAGGGGAGGACGTGTACGACATCCGAACCTCACTCCGAAATGACATGGAGATGTACGGTGACATTATCGAGAACCTCCGCGAACACGTCGAACTCGCAGATAGCCTCGGTGACCACGCGACGTCGTACATGCTCCGTGAGAACTTAGAGGATGTCGAAGACGACGCACACCACATCGAACACTACCTCGAAGACGACACGCTCGTCACCGAGAGCGCAGTCAACAACGAGTAA